The Janthinobacterium tructae genome contains the following window.
GCCAATTCCGCTTCTGGTTTTTATGCGAGAGCACGTGGAGAAACTATCAGAGTATTATGACATCACCCTTCTGTGCAGCGGCGACGGACATGAACTGAAAGGCATGCTGAATGACCGCGTCGTCTTTCAATCCATTGCCATCGAACGCAAAATCAAGCTTGTTGCCGATCTCCTGGCTTTACTGGCATTGCTGCGGATATTCCGACAGAAAAAATTTGACTGCGTCCACTCCTTGATGCCCAAAGCGGGCCTGCTCGCCATGTTGGCTGCCTGGCTGACGCGGGTGCCGGTCAGAATTCATATTTTTACCGGTCAGGTCTGGTTCGCTAAGTCGGGACTCCCGCGCGCCATCCTCAAATGGATGGATCGGATTGTCGCTGCATGCGCAACACATCTGATGGCCGACAGTCCGTCGCAAAGCGATTTTCTGGTCGCTGAAAAGGTCGTCCCGCGAGCAAAAATTACCGTACTGGGGCAAGGTTCCATCAGTGGTGTCGACGTGGGACGCTTCCAATTTGACGCCGATGCACGCCACAGGGTGCGCGCCGAACTGGGTATCGCCGATGACGCCATCGTCTTTCTGTTCCTGGCCCGCCTGACGCGGGTAAAGGGTATCCTGAACCTGAGCAAGGCGTTTGCCGGCATAGAAGCCCAGATGCCGCGCGCGCAACTGCTGATCGTCGGCCCCGATGAGGAACAGCTGACGCCGCTGCTAGAGCAGGAATGGGCGGGATGCGCACAAAAAGTTCACCGCGTGAATTACACCAATCAACCAGAACGGTATATGTCGGCAGCCGATATTTTTTGCCTGCCCAGCTATCTGGAGGGCTTCAGTTCGGCAACCATCCAGGCGGCCGGCGTAGGCTTGCCGGCAATCGTGTCGCACATTTACGGCCTGACCGATGCGGTAAAGGGCGGGGTGACGGGGATCTTTCATGAAGCCGGAGACATTGCGCAGATGCAAAATGCAATGCGCCGGCTATATGCCGATGAAAATCTGCGCCAGCAAATGGGCGCAGCGGCGCAGCGACGCGCGTATCAAGATTTCTCACAAGAAGTGATTGTAGAAGCGATGAGAGACTACTATCAGCAAGTCATCGGCGGGCAGGAAAACCAAGATGTTTAACGCAGACGACACACAAGCCATGCAGGTGGAATATTTATATGGCAGAGGTAATAGATGATTTTGGTTACCGGTGGTACCGGCTTTGTAGGCGCATCCGTTTTATGCCGGCTGGCAGAGGATGGCGGCACCCATGCTCTACGCGCGGCGGTACGCAGATCCGATGCGACCGTCCCGTACGGCATCGAGAAAGTCCTCGTGGATGCGCTTACCGCAAACACTGACTGGACCGCGGCACTCTCCGGTGTGACAGCGGTGGTGCATTGCGCCGCACGCGTGCACATTATGGATGACACGGCACAGCATCCACTGGACGAATTTCGTCGAGTCAATGTCCAAGGGACCTTGACTTTGGCGCGCCAGGCTGCCGCCGCTGGCGTGCAGCGCTTTATATTTGTCAGCTCCATCAAGGTCAATGGCGAAATGACTGAGGCTGGCGCCCTCTTCACCGCCGATGACGTTCCGGCGCCCGTTGATGCCTATGGCGTGTCAAAATTGGAGGCCGAACAGGGCCTGCGCGAACTGGAAGCGCAAACGGGTATGGAAGTCGTCATCATCCGTCCCCCGCTGGTATACGGACAGGGCGTCAAGGCGAATTTTGCCGCAATGATGCGCTGGCTGGCGCGCGGCGTTCCTTTGCCGCTGGGTGCAATCCCTAATCAGCGCAGTCTGGTCGCACTGGACAATATGGTTGATTTGATGGTCACGTGCCTGCGCCACACCAATGCCGCCGGACAAACTTTTTTGGTATCAGATGGCCAGGACACCTCCACCACCGAATTATTGCAACGCATGGCACAGGCCATGGGCCGCCGCGCGCACCTGATTCCCGTGCCCGCGAGCATGCTGAAACTCGGCGCCAAACTGATAGGCAAATCAGATGTCGCACAACGCCTGTGCGGTTCGCTGCAGGTTGATATTGAAAAAACGCGCCGTGTTCTGGGATGGACACCGCCCCTGACGCTTGATCAGGGTTTGCAAAAAGCAGCGAAAGGAAATGTACGTGAAACGAGTGTTTGATCTCTTGCTAGTCTTGGTGGCATCTCTGATACTCCTCATTCCGGTAGTGCTGGTTGCGCTACTGGTGCGACTCACATCAACCGGCCCTGCCCTGTACTGGTCAGACCGCGTGGGGAGAAACAATAAAATTTTCAAAATGCCCAAGTTCCGCAGCATGCGGGTCGGTACACCGGCTGTGGCGACGCATTTGCTGACCGACGCCCAATCACATCTGACGCCAGTAGGCAACTTCTTGCGCAAGAGTAGTCTCGACGAACTGCCACAGCTATGGAGTATTATTCGTGGCGACATGAGCTTTGTCGGCCCCCGCCCCGCGCTGTTCAATCAGCAGGATTTAATTGCATTGCGCACGCAATATGGCGTCGAAAAGATCTTGCCAGGCCTGACGGGCTGGGCCCAAGTAAATGGCCGAGATGAATTGCCCATTCCAGAAAAAGTCAAACTGGATGTGCAATATATGCAGCGTCAATCCCTTCCGCTTGATGTGAAAATCATATTCCTGACATTTCTGAAGGTAATACGCCGAGATGGCATCACTCACTAATTTTCAAGACGGAGTGCATCGGCCAGAAAGTTGCACCGTCAATGTTATTGAATTACATACAAATAACTCAAGGTTTCCGAAAAATAAATTTACGGTAACATTGCAAAATTCATCTAGCAATTATTTATTATAAAAATGAAATTATTTCTTGAAATTTCCCGCACGCAAAAAAAAATGATTGCAGCGACGCTCGATCTATTCTTTTTGCCGTTGACTTTTCTCCTCGCGATCATACTACGTTACGATGTAGTAAATAGCGCTTTATTATCACAATATCTGTGGCTGATCATAGCGGCACCGCTGATATCGATTCCGATCTTTACGCGACTCGGGCTTTACCGCGCAGTGGTCCGTTTTATCGATCAGAAAATAGTCTATGTCGTCATCATTGGCGTCACTATATCAGTGGCATTGCTGGTCGCCTTGACAGCCCTGGTGTCACATATGGAGGGATATTCGCGTGGCGTCTTCGGCATCTATTGGGTCAGTGCCATTACCTATGTTGTGTCCAGCCGCTTCCTGGCCAGAGGCATTTTGCTCAATACAAACAAGGACAATCCGGCAGTCAGGATTGCCATCTACGGCGCAGGCAAGGCCGGCACCCAACTGGCAAGCGCCTTGCGCGCCGGTCATGAATATCTGCCGGTTGCCTTCATCGATGACATGAAGGAGTTGAAGGGCGCCACGATTTCCGGCATCAAAGTCTATGCATCCGTAGATCTGCAACAAGTTATCGAGAAAAAGAATATCAGCGAGATCCTGCTGGCCATGCCATCACTCAGCAAGGGAAAGCAAAAAAACATACTCAACATCGTTGAAAACCATAAGGTAAAAGTCAAGGTTGCGCCGCCAGTGGAAAGCTTGGTGAATGGTGAATTGCGTATCCAAGACGTGCGCGACATCGAAATCGAAGACTTGCTGGGTCGTGACCAGGTCATACCGCATTTAAACCTGATCTCTGGCTGCATTACCGGCAAGTCGGTGATGGTGACCGGTGCCGGAGGGTCCATCGGTTCTGAACTGTGCCGTCAAATCATCAAGTTGCACCCGGCGCGCCTGATTCTCCTGGAAATGTCCGAGTTTGCCCTGTATTCCATCAAGCAGGAACTCAAAGACATCAAACATCTTCACGGTTCGGGCGTGGAATTGGTGCCTTTCCTTGGTAGCGTGCTGGATATCGAAAAATGTAAAAGTATACTGGCTACATTCAAGGTCGAAACTCTGTACCATGCTGCCGCGTACAAGCACGTGCCTTTGGTGGAGCACAATCCTATCGACGGCGTCCGCAACAACGTATTTGGTACGCTGAGCATCGCCCAGGCCGCCATGGCCGCCGGTGTAAAAAGTTTTGTGCTGATTTCAACCGACAAGGCGGTACGTCCGACAAATGTCATGGGCACCACCAAGCGCCTTGCCGAATTGATTTTGCAGGCCTTTGCACGCGAGCAAACAAATACCCGTTTTTGCATGGTGCGCTTTGGCAACGTATTGGGTTCATCCGGATCTGTCGTACCCCTGTTTCGCAAGCAGATTGAAGCAGGTGGCCCCATCACCTTGACGCACCCCGAGATTACGCGCTATTTCATGACCATTCCGGAAGCTGCGCAGTTGGTGCTCCAGGCCGGCGGCATGGGGAAAGGTGGCGATGTCTTCGTGCTCGACATGGGCGATCCTGTCAAAATCATGGATCTGGCAGAACGCATGATTCATTTGAGCGGACTTGAAGTCAGGAGCAAAGCGGCGCCGGATGGCATTGAAATCGAACATGTCGGCTTACGCCCAGGTGAAAAGCTGTACGAGGAATTACTTATTGGAAATAATGTAGAGGGGACGGAACATCCGCTGATCATGCGGGCTCAAGAGTCAGAAATCGCATGGTCGGAACTGCGGACGATCTTGAGCAACATGGAGAATGCCTGCAAGAATTTTGAATATGAAGAACTGCGTGCCCTTTTGCAATTGGCAGTCAAAGAGTATACGCCACTCTGTGGCATCGAGGATTTCATCTGGGCTAACAGGAACCGGCTCAACGGAAACGAGCAACAAACTATTGTTGAAAATCCTTCGTACAAAATAAGGTAACTATTTGCCTTTTCGGCAAACCACTTCCAGGCACAGCCCAAGAAACTGGTAACAGATTGCAGTGAACAGATTACTAATAAAGAAAATTATGAAACACCTTGACGAATTGCAACAAGACGATCATCAGCATATATATTATGATGAAAGCGAAACCAAGCTCAGCGACTTGCTGCTACCGCTATGGCATGCACGCAAGTTGATTATCGGCGTCACGCTCGGCGCGACCGTAATAGGTGGCATCGGCAGTGTGATTCTCTCCAAATACAAAAGCGAGGGATTTCTTCAGTTTGGTGGTGCGATACCCCTGCAAAAGAAAAACAAGGATCCCAAGGATAGCAAGGAAACCGAGCCGCCAACGGGTATCGCGATCAGCGACTACAAGCGTTATGCTGCCGCGTTCAACAGTGCGGAACGCTTCGCCGAATATACCCAAGAAGATAAATTGACCAATGCTCCTGAAGTCATTCAGTTGCGCAAGACCTTTGCCTCACGTGAAGGCATCAGTGCACGCATCGAACCTATTTACTCTTTCACAAAACTGGATGCCAAGGAATTGGGTGGGGGAAGCAAGGATAGCGACAGCAACGTAATAGGGTTGCGCATCAACTATGCATCCGCATCGCCAGAGGGCGCCCAAAAAGCTGTAGGCCTGCTTGGCACCTATGCTATGGATACGATCGTTTACTTGATCTATTCAGATGCCTTGCGCTTCAAGCATGCAGAAATGAACACGAAGATTACCGAACTCGAAAACGATATTATCTCCAGTAATGAAAAGCAAGAACAATACAAGCGCAAAGGCAATAATCTGAAACAGATTATTACGCGCTACCCTGACTCCGCCAATCAGGCGACACGTCAAGTGGTCACTGTTACAGAAGAAAGCGCGCGCTATCTGTCGCCGGTAGCTCAATTGATGAGTAGTGAAGTGGAGTTCGCAGAGGCCAGCGAGGCCATTCTCAAAGCCAAGCGGGAACAGCAGCAGTACAAGCTGCTGCGTGAGTATTATGATCGGGTCAAAGTATTACTCGACAGCACAAAGTCGGGCGAGACCATTTTGCGCGGCCTGGAACCCATCAAACACGCCGTCTTCAAAGACAAGAACATGGAAGACGAAGCTATCCGCCAAGTCTTTAACAAGCTCACTATCGAGAATCAATCAGCGCTCAATCTGTATCTGGACAAGAGCCGCTTCATTGCCGGTCCAAGCTTACCGGAAAATCGTACCGAGCCTCTGTCGCTGGTACTGGTGTTTAGTGCCTTGCTGGGCTTGCT
Protein-coding sequences here:
- a CDS encoding UDP-glucose 4-epimerase family protein; its protein translation is MILVTGGTGFVGASVLCRLAEDGGTHALRAAVRRSDATVPYGIEKVLVDALTANTDWTAALSGVTAVVHCAARVHIMDDTAQHPLDEFRRVNVQGTLTLARQAAAAGVQRFIFVSSIKVNGEMTEAGALFTADDVPAPVDAYGVSKLEAEQGLRELEAQTGMEVVIIRPPLVYGQGVKANFAAMMRWLARGVPLPLGAIPNQRSLVALDNMVDLMVTCLRHTNAAGQTFLVSDGQDTSTTELLQRMAQAMGRRAHLIPVPASMLKLGAKLIGKSDVAQRLCGSLQVDIEKTRRVLGWTPPLTLDQGLQKAAKGNVRETSV
- a CDS encoding glycosyltransferase, coding for MNASVAQHGDTREKYGKLDKRMIRKKICFVSTVPIPLLVFMREHVEKLSEYYDITLLCSGDGHELKGMLNDRVVFQSIAIERKIKLVADLLALLALLRIFRQKKFDCVHSLMPKAGLLAMLAAWLTRVPVRIHIFTGQVWFAKSGLPRAILKWMDRIVAACATHLMADSPSQSDFLVAEKVVPRAKITVLGQGSISGVDVGRFQFDADARHRVRAELGIADDAIVFLFLARLTRVKGILNLSKAFAGIEAQMPRAQLLIVGPDEEQLTPLLEQEWAGCAQKVHRVNYTNQPERYMSAADIFCLPSYLEGFSSATIQAAGVGLPAIVSHIYGLTDAVKGGVTGIFHEAGDIAQMQNAMRRLYADENLRQQMGAAAQRRAYQDFSQEVIVEAMRDYYQQVIGGQENQDV
- a CDS encoding lipopolysaccharide biosynthesis protein, which codes for MKHLDELQQDDHQHIYYDESETKLSDLLLPLWHARKLIIGVTLGATVIGGIGSVILSKYKSEGFLQFGGAIPLQKKNKDPKDSKETEPPTGIAISDYKRYAAAFNSAERFAEYTQEDKLTNAPEVIQLRKTFASREGISARIEPIYSFTKLDAKELGGGSKDSDSNVIGLRINYASASPEGAQKAVGLLGTYAMDTIVYLIYSDALRFKHAEMNTKITELENDIISSNEKQEQYKRKGNNLKQIITRYPDSANQATRQVVTVTEESARYLSPVAQLMSSEVEFAEASEAILKAKREQQQYKLLREYYDRVKVLLDSTKSGETILRGLEPIKHAVFKDKNMEDEAIRQVFNKLTIENQSALNLYLDKSRFIAGPSLPENRTEPLSLVLVFSALLGLLATGCFVLVRNWLKKNSTQIEG
- a CDS encoding polysaccharide biosynthesis protein, whose translation is MKLFLEISRTQKKMIAATLDLFFLPLTFLLAIILRYDVVNSALLSQYLWLIIAAPLISIPIFTRLGLYRAVVRFIDQKIVYVVIIGVTISVALLVALTALVSHMEGYSRGVFGIYWVSAITYVVSSRFLARGILLNTNKDNPAVRIAIYGAGKAGTQLASALRAGHEYLPVAFIDDMKELKGATISGIKVYASVDLQQVIEKKNISEILLAMPSLSKGKQKNILNIVENHKVKVKVAPPVESLVNGELRIQDVRDIEIEDLLGRDQVIPHLNLISGCITGKSVMVTGAGGSIGSELCRQIIKLHPARLILLEMSEFALYSIKQELKDIKHLHGSGVELVPFLGSVLDIEKCKSILATFKVETLYHAAAYKHVPLVEHNPIDGVRNNVFGTLSIAQAAMAAGVKSFVLISTDKAVRPTNVMGTTKRLAELILQAFAREQTNTRFCMVRFGNVLGSSGSVVPLFRKQIEAGGPITLTHPEITRYFMTIPEAAQLVLQAGGMGKGGDVFVLDMGDPVKIMDLAERMIHLSGLEVRSKAAPDGIEIEHVGLRPGEKLYEELLIGNNVEGTEHPLIMRAQESEIAWSELRTILSNMENACKNFEYEELRALLQLAVKEYTPLCGIEDFIWANRNRLNGNEQQTIVENPSYKIR
- a CDS encoding sugar transferase; translated protein: MKRVFDLLLVLVASLILLIPVVLVALLVRLTSTGPALYWSDRVGRNNKIFKMPKFRSMRVGTPAVATHLLTDAQSHLTPVGNFLRKSSLDELPQLWSIIRGDMSFVGPRPALFNQQDLIALRTQYGVEKILPGLTGWAQVNGRDELPIPEKVKLDVQYMQRQSLPLDVKIIFLTFLKVIRRDGITH